A stretch of Thermomicrobium roseum DSM 5159 DNA encodes these proteins:
- a CDS encoding S1C family serine protease produces the protein MPALEPETLLDAFSAAVVRVVQRVAPAVVGLRVVRSTHRGSDVPGAGSGFLITPDGYVLTNSHVVHRARQIVVSLADGREFAAQLVGEDPATDLAVVRVQANGLPIAEFGDSDRLQVGQLVIAIGNPLGLQASVVTGVVSALGRSLRGPDGRLIENVIQTDAPLNPGNSGGPLVDTRGKVVGVNTAIIAGAQGLGFAIPASTAQWVVGQLVREGRVQRAWLGIIGELKSVPGRFVPEHGGTRAAGIAVREVIVGSPAERAGLRPGDVIVSLDGAPVRSPTDLQRLLGRAPVGSTIVLGVVRQGKLATVRAELAPEPDRERQASR, from the coding sequence ATGCCCGCGCTCGAGCCTGAGACCCTGCTCGATGCCTTTTCGGCAGCAGTCGTTCGTGTCGTCCAGCGTGTCGCACCGGCGGTCGTCGGATTGCGTGTCGTCCGCTCGACGCATCGTGGTTCCGACGTTCCTGGTGCGGGTTCGGGCTTCCTGATCACACCCGATGGCTATGTCCTCACCAACAGTCATGTCGTTCATCGCGCGCGGCAGATTGTCGTCTCGCTGGCCGATGGGAGGGAATTTGCGGCCCAGCTAGTCGGTGAAGATCCAGCGACTGATCTGGCTGTCGTGCGGGTTCAGGCGAACGGGCTTCCCATCGCCGAGTTCGGCGATTCGGATCGCCTGCAGGTCGGTCAGCTGGTGATCGCCATCGGGAATCCGCTGGGGTTGCAGGCGAGCGTGGTGACCGGCGTAGTTTCGGCGCTCGGTCGCTCGTTGCGGGGGCCGGACGGTCGGTTGATCGAGAACGTCATTCAGACTGATGCTCCCCTCAATCCGGGGAATTCGGGTGGGCCGCTGGTCGATACGCGCGGCAAGGTGGTCGGTGTCAACACAGCGATCATCGCTGGTGCGCAGGGGCTGGGTTTCGCGATTCCTGCCAGTACCGCTCAGTGGGTCGTCGGCCAGCTGGTGCGCGAGGGACGCGTGCAGCGTGCCTGGCTCGGGATCATCGGTGAGCTCAAGAGCGTGCCAGGACGCTTCGTTCCGGAACACGGTGGAACACGGGCGGCTGGCATCGCGGTCCGCGAGGTCATCGTCGGGAGTCCAGCGGAGCGAGCCGGACTTCGACCGGGTGACGTGATCGTGAGCCTCGATGGCGCACCCGTGCGGTCGCCGACCGATCTGCAACGTCTCTTGGGTCGCGCACCGGTCGGCAGCACGATCGTGCTCGGAGTCGTGCGTCAGGGGAAGCTCGCGACCGTGCGAGCAGAACTCGCTCCCGAGCCGGATCGCGAACGTCAAGCGAGCCGGTAG
- a CDS encoding MFS transporter — MTADRPAAPSGETSRLARLHAALTASALAVPAYRRYWAGMLVSNIGSWLQLVAQGWLILALTGSPAYLGLYGLLRSIPTLTITLVGGAVADRVDRRRILLVTQSLAALLALLLGILDLTGTIRPWQILAIAFATATVMAFDNPARQAMVPGLVGNDRVASAVGLNSAAWNAAAVIGPSLAGLLVAAAGTGWAFVLNGVSYLPVLWAVWTIAPAPPERTSTTSLLVHVRVGLRAVRHDRRLLGLLTLLAVPTFLGRPYLQLMPVFARDILHTSAAGYGALMGINGVGALSGALLVGRLGARQDRGRILFLVNLVFAATLVGFALSRWLELSAILLFLIGASQTLLMALTNTLIQLIVPDEFRGRVMALYTLIPMGLMPLGTMALGGIGDLFGVPATVAVAASGALVFTLAGRRLFPEVYRLA; from the coding sequence GTGACCGCTGACCGTCCAGCTGCACCATCCGGAGAGACATCGCGACTGGCGCGCTTGCACGCCGCTCTCACCGCGAGCGCGCTCGCGGTGCCAGCCTACCGACGTTATTGGGCCGGCATGCTCGTTTCCAACATCGGGAGCTGGCTCCAACTCGTTGCCCAGGGATGGCTCATCCTGGCGCTCACCGGCTCGCCAGCCTATCTGGGCCTGTACGGCCTCTTGCGCTCCATTCCGACCCTGACGATCACGCTGGTTGGCGGGGCAGTCGCCGACCGGGTCGATCGGCGCCGAATCCTGCTCGTCACCCAGTCGTTGGCCGCCCTGCTCGCGCTGCTTCTCGGAATCCTCGATCTCACCGGGACGATCAGACCGTGGCAAATTCTGGCGATCGCATTCGCTACCGCGACCGTCATGGCGTTCGACAATCCGGCGCGCCAGGCCATGGTTCCTGGTCTCGTGGGGAACGACCGAGTCGCTTCTGCCGTCGGTTTGAACTCCGCTGCGTGGAACGCGGCCGCAGTGATCGGCCCATCGCTGGCCGGCTTGCTGGTCGCTGCGGCCGGCACCGGTTGGGCCTTCGTGCTCAACGGGGTGAGTTATCTTCCGGTACTCTGGGCCGTCTGGACAATCGCACCAGCACCTCCCGAGCGCACGAGCACGACTTCCCTGCTCGTCCACGTCCGCGTTGGCCTGCGGGCTGTCCGGCACGATCGGCGCCTGCTCGGTCTGCTGACCTTGCTGGCCGTGCCCACCTTCCTCGGCCGCCCCTACCTGCAGCTCATGCCGGTTTTCGCCCGCGATATCCTGCACACCAGCGCCGCGGGATACGGTGCCCTCATGGGAATCAACGGAGTCGGCGCGTTGAGCGGGGCTCTGCTCGTTGGGCGGCTGGGCGCACGCCAGGATCGCGGTCGCATTCTCTTCCTCGTCAACCTGGTCTTCGCCGCGACACTCGTTGGGTTCGCGCTCTCACGTTGGCTCGAGCTCTCGGCGATCCTGCTCTTCCTCATCGGTGCCAGCCAGACGCTCCTCATGGCTCTCACGAACACGCTCATCCAGCTGATCGTTCCGGACGAGTTCCGCGGCCGCGTGATGGCCCTCTACACGTTGATTCCGATGGGCTTGATGCCACTGGGGACGATGGCGCTCGGCGGGATCGGGGATCTTTTCGGTGTGCCAGCCACGGTCGCGGTCGCCGCATCGGGTGCGCTCGTCTTCACGCTGGCCGGTCGCCGGCTCTTTCCCGAGGTCTACCGGCTCGCTTGA
- a CDS encoding D-alanyl-D-alanine carboxypeptidase family protein — protein sequence MRGFFAFVRRFGVPFGLLALSVAIAGATLARYAAPVSLPSTTTVAPSPEPTPTPTPTPSPTPEPPSLSARSVLVVDLTTDRILLERASRTPLPPASTLKLLTALTAVEILSFEEIVTVQPEDTVDPARESAMGLDVGDTITVHDLLLGLLLPSGNDAARALARSAGERLAGPPDRPPRERFLVAMQEKARELGLSETVVLTPDGDDVPGQTTSARDLLQLARATLDHPELAALVALRTAQVRVGGPKARVLELRNTNELLGQHGVIGIKTGTTPEAGQCLVAAWRTSDGRTFVAIVLGSQDRYGDMRAIIDWVARTTGSAPVP from the coding sequence GTGAGGGGCTTCTTCGCTTTTGTCCGCCGCTTCGGCGTTCCCTTCGGTCTGCTCGCTCTGAGTGTCGCGATCGCTGGCGCGACACTGGCGCGCTACGCAGCCCCAGTCAGTCTACCGTCCACCACAACGGTCGCACCCTCACCCGAACCGACACCGACCCCCACGCCGACACCGTCTCCGACTCCCGAACCACCCTCGCTCAGCGCCCGCTCCGTCCTCGTCGTCGATCTCACCACCGACCGGATCCTCCTGGAGCGTGCCAGCCGGACACCCCTTCCTCCAGCCAGTACTCTCAAGCTCCTCACCGCGCTGACTGCAGTGGAGATCCTCTCATTCGAAGAAATCGTCACGGTCCAGCCGGAGGACACGGTCGATCCAGCCCGTGAATCGGCCATGGGACTGGACGTTGGAGACACGATCACGGTCCATGACCTCCTGCTTGGCCTACTCCTCCCCTCCGGCAATGACGCCGCCCGGGCACTGGCCCGCAGCGCTGGCGAGCGACTCGCTGGTCCCCCCGATCGACCACCGCGCGAGCGCTTCCTCGTCGCGATGCAGGAGAAAGCTCGGGAACTTGGCCTCAGCGAAACGGTCGTGCTGACACCGGACGGCGACGACGTACCCGGGCAGACGACGAGTGCGCGTGACCTTCTCCAGCTCGCCCGCGCGACACTCGACCATCCGGAACTCGCCGCTCTCGTCGCCCTGCGCACGGCGCAGGTCCGCGTCGGTGGTCCGAAGGCGCGCGTGCTCGAACTCCGGAACACGAACGAACTCCTCGGTCAACACGGAGTCATCGGGATCAAAACCGGAACGACTCCCGAGGCCGGGCAGTGTCTGGTCGCTGCGTGGCGCACCAGTGACGGACGGACCTTCGTTGCCATCGTCCTCGGGAGCCAGGATCGCTACGGTGACATGCGGGCGATCATCGATTGGGTCGCGCGGACAACCGGTAGCGCGCCGGTCCCATGA
- a CDS encoding oxygenase MpaB family protein, whose protein sequence is MMRESRSIVQIVNAERIVVLGWGRAILAQLAHPLVAAGVAEHSSFARDTWSAFRRFRATVNAMRALTFGSPEAARAAAARIIRTHDRVRGMLREPSGRFPAGTRYSAHDPDLLVWVHTTTVEATITAYERFVRVLTPEERDRYCREASAMEFWLGIPNGYLPRSWGEIEEKITRARREGTLAVTPLTRQLADSVLSPPHPWWLAPSVRVWRWLTIGFLPDWLRAAYGFSWSAHDDERFERYARAIRSLWSRLPALVRTWPEARSAQSLALPPDGMTSVGAPQ, encoded by the coding sequence ATGATGCGAGAGTCGCGGTCGATCGTCCAGATCGTCAACGCCGAACGGATCGTCGTCCTGGGGTGGGGTCGAGCGATCCTCGCCCAACTCGCTCATCCTCTCGTCGCAGCGGGGGTCGCCGAGCATTCGTCGTTCGCCCGCGATACCTGGTCAGCCTTCCGACGCTTTCGCGCAACGGTGAACGCGATGCGCGCCCTCACCTTCGGCTCCCCCGAGGCAGCCCGAGCAGCCGCTGCCCGCATCATCCGCACTCACGACCGCGTACGAGGCATGCTCCGGGAGCCGAGCGGTCGCTTTCCAGCCGGTACCCGGTACAGCGCGCACGATCCTGATCTCCTCGTCTGGGTGCACACCACGACCGTCGAAGCGACGATCACGGCATACGAGCGTTTCGTCCGCGTGCTCACCCCGGAGGAGCGAGACCGCTATTGTCGTGAAGCGAGCGCGATGGAGTTTTGGCTGGGCATACCCAATGGGTACCTTCCTCGCTCCTGGGGGGAGATCGAGGAAAAGATCACCCGAGCACGCCGGGAGGGGACACTCGCCGTCACACCGCTCACGCGACAACTCGCCGACTCCGTCCTTTCCCCACCGCATCCCTGGTGGCTCGCCCCGAGCGTCCGCGTCTGGCGTTGGCTGACCATCGGTTTTCTGCCCGACTGGCTCCGCGCGGCCTATGGCTTCAGCTGGTCAGCTCATGACGATGAGCGGTTCGAGCGCTACGCTCGTGCGATCCGCTCGCTCTGGTCGCGACTTCCCGCGCTCGTCCGCACCTGGCCAGAAGCACGGTCTGCCCAGTCACTCGCCCTTCCCCCAGATGGCATGACGAGCGTGGGAGCACCGCAGTGA
- a CDS encoding class I SAM-dependent methyltransferase, with translation MASQSDVLFAQLLREFGRPVPEDPARPCLLRALRERQWLVPGASVLLLLPSPELVAAVADHGAHVTVVEPLEPLLERARRRIDVPKTPIHWIRRDPQRLPFRRAFDLVLASGLVLGTSGNQQADEEVLRQLALALRPGGTLLLDLPNRELLVRDFVERIWGEIDGLRVLVRQHWDLPEGTVQVEWHVLWPSGASERCARTLRLYAASELATLVRRSGFVALEFWGDDDATPYRLWSSRLLLVARTASEPSQPLVVGSDSESSSA, from the coding sequence ATGGCGAGTCAGAGCGACGTGCTCTTCGCTCAGCTGCTGCGCGAGTTCGGGCGACCAGTGCCGGAGGATCCCGCTCGGCCTTGCTTGCTGCGAGCGCTCAGAGAACGTCAGTGGCTCGTGCCCGGAGCAAGCGTGCTTCTTCTCCTCCCTTCGCCGGAACTCGTTGCAGCCGTTGCGGATCACGGTGCACATGTCACCGTGGTGGAGCCGCTCGAACCCCTGCTCGAGCGAGCACGCCGGCGGATCGATGTCCCGAAGACGCCGATTCACTGGATTCGACGCGATCCTCAGCGCCTCCCCTTCCGCCGCGCTTTCGATCTCGTGCTCGCCTCGGGTCTTGTCCTCGGAACGAGCGGTAACCAGCAGGCCGACGAAGAAGTGCTGCGTCAACTCGCGCTGGCTCTTCGGCCCGGAGGGACGCTGCTCCTCGACCTGCCCAATCGCGAACTGCTCGTCCGCGACTTCGTCGAACGGATCTGGGGCGAGATCGACGGTTTGCGCGTTCTGGTCCGCCAGCACTGGGACCTGCCCGAAGGCACCGTGCAGGTCGAGTGGCATGTACTCTGGCCCTCCGGGGCGAGCGAGCGCTGTGCACGCACGCTGCGTCTCTACGCCGCGAGCGAGCTCGCAACGCTGGTACGCCGGAGTGGGTTCGTCGCCCTCGAATTCTGGGGCGACGATGACGCCACACCGTACCGACTCTGGTCATCGCGGCTGTTGCTCGTCGCTCGCACGGCCAGCGAGCCATCCCAGCCCCTGGTGGTCGGGAGCGATTCGGAGAGTTCGTCCGCATGA
- a CDS encoding S1C family serine protease, which produces MRRLSIAAGIVIAFLAGWVAGSGCLSVRLAATPTTLAARTPIATNTPSLAPIAQLSPPASASPVTLPAPAPTGDFATAIEQVAAQVIPAVVYVSVRAIVPGLFGFGQIQEGVGSGVIFDPRGYILTNDHVIAGAQEIRVVLSDGRQFTGRVLGRSPSNDIAVVKIDGENLPVAPLGDSDQLRVGQWVVAIGNALGLEGGPTVTAGVVSALDRTIGPGFGEPAIGPLIQTDAAINPGNSGGPLVDLAGRVVGINSAKIQTAEGIGFAIPINKAKEIVQQLLEARPRAYLGITSVSMTPALAAAYGLPVQRGVLIVDVAPDSPAERAGLQPGDVIVRVDDRDVTRSDELQAVLAAHQPGDQVRIVVNRQGREQTFTVTLGSAPVIQ; this is translated from the coding sequence ATGCGCCGTCTGTCCATCGCTGCCGGTATCGTCATCGCCTTCTTGGCCGGCTGGGTAGCCGGAAGTGGATGCCTGAGCGTCCGCCTCGCCGCGACACCGACGACTCTTGCCGCACGCACACCCATCGCCACCAACACGCCATCACTGGCACCGATCGCTCAGCTCTCTCCGCCGGCCTCCGCGAGCCCTGTCACCCTCCCCGCTCCAGCTCCGACGGGAGACTTCGCGACCGCGATCGAGCAGGTCGCCGCTCAGGTGATACCAGCTGTCGTCTATGTGTCTGTCCGGGCCATCGTACCGGGCCTCTTCGGCTTCGGGCAGATTCAGGAAGGAGTCGGCTCAGGAGTCATCTTCGATCCGCGCGGCTACATCCTCACCAACGACCACGTGATCGCTGGCGCACAAGAAATCCGAGTCGTGCTCAGCGATGGTCGGCAGTTCACCGGTCGCGTGCTGGGCCGCTCCCCATCCAACGATATCGCTGTCGTCAAGATCGACGGGGAAAACTTGCCCGTCGCTCCGCTGGGGGACAGCGATCAACTGCGCGTCGGGCAATGGGTCGTCGCGATCGGTAACGCTCTCGGGCTGGAAGGCGGTCCCACGGTCACCGCTGGCGTAGTCAGCGCGCTCGACCGGACGATCGGCCCGGGCTTCGGGGAGCCAGCTATCGGTCCCCTCATCCAGACCGACGCGGCCATCAACCCTGGTAACTCCGGTGGGCCACTCGTCGACCTCGCCGGTCGGGTCGTGGGGATCAACTCGGCCAAGATCCAGACGGCCGAGGGGATCGGCTTCGCCATTCCCATCAACAAGGCCAAAGAGATCGTGCAGCAACTTTTGGAGGCTCGCCCGCGCGCGTATCTCGGCATCACCTCGGTCAGCATGACCCCTGCTCTCGCCGCAGCTTACGGGTTGCCAGTGCAGCGCGGTGTCCTCATCGTCGATGTGGCCCCGGACAGTCCAGCCGAGCGAGCCGGACTGCAACCCGGTGACGTCATCGTCCGCGTCGACGACCGCGACGTCACGCGGAGCGACGAGCTGCAAGCGGTCCTCGCTGCCCACCAGCCAGGCGACCAGGTCAGGATCGTGGTCAATCGCCAAGGCCGCGAGCAGACGTTCACGGTGACCCTCGGGAGCGCCCCGGTCATCCAGTGA
- a CDS encoding sigma-70 family RNA polymerase sigma factor codes for MSGVWRTMKGETTGPSDLELVARLRSRDRAALEALYDRYARRVYSLALSIVRDQQAAEDITQELFIHLWQFPHLYEPERGAFAPWLLRSARNRAIDILRRRSRDYQVGVRFDTMSALAQDDPDDLVLRAEVAAGLQRALAELDSGLREVLELAYFSGLTQREIAERLGLPLGTVKTRVRTALRRLAEALAGDRES; via the coding sequence GTGTCTGGTGTGTGGCGCACGATGAAGGGAGAGACGACCGGGCCGAGCGACCTCGAACTGGTCGCCCGGCTTCGTTCCCGTGATCGAGCGGCGCTCGAGGCACTCTATGACCGTTACGCGCGCCGTGTGTACTCCCTGGCGCTCAGCATCGTGCGCGACCAGCAGGCTGCCGAGGACATCACCCAGGAGCTGTTCATCCACTTGTGGCAGTTCCCGCATCTCTACGAGCCGGAGCGAGGAGCGTTTGCCCCTTGGCTCCTGCGATCGGCCCGGAATCGGGCCATCGATATCCTGCGCCGGCGCTCTCGCGACTACCAGGTCGGGGTTCGGTTCGACACGATGAGCGCGCTGGCACAGGACGATCCCGATGATCTGGTGCTGCGAGCGGAGGTGGCTGCTGGGCTGCAGCGCGCTCTGGCCGAACTGGACAGTGGACTCCGGGAAGTGCTCGAGCTCGCCTACTTCAGTGGGCTGACGCAACGGGAGATTGCCGAACGGCTCGGGCTCCCGCTCGGGACGGTCAAGACACGCGTGCGGACAGCACTGCGGCGTCTCGCGGAAGCGCTGGCAGGAGATCGGGAGTCATGA
- a CDS encoding anti-sigma factor, with amino-acid sequence MTGRSLTDHDVDLEAYALGLLDPEEAVVVAQHLEACALCRNELHRIEETLGWLGTAVRPVEPPPTLRNRVLVEADPGDRRRWRLAWAWGGLAAAALLLLGVLLLAVTRLERRLDEFASQQERIAAVLARADWSTVVQGEGAGFPPEVGRIYVDRGGRDGLLVLGGLERPEAGRVYQVWLLRADGSRVDAGVFLPDRAGSALLLIEAPDDWTRYRGMGITVEPGPQGSTEPTGQRIAGCNWDWSAWARS; translated from the coding sequence ATGACAGGACGATCGCTGACCGATCACGACGTGGACCTGGAAGCGTACGCGCTGGGCCTGCTGGACCCTGAGGAGGCGGTGGTGGTGGCGCAGCACCTGGAAGCGTGTGCACTGTGCCGAAATGAGTTGCACCGGATCGAGGAGACACTCGGTTGGCTGGGAACAGCCGTTCGACCAGTCGAACCGCCACCGACGCTCCGGAATCGGGTCCTCGTCGAAGCAGATCCTGGAGATCGGCGGCGCTGGCGGCTGGCGTGGGCTTGGGGTGGACTGGCTGCGGCGGCGCTCTTGTTGCTCGGGGTCCTGCTGCTGGCCGTGACGCGTCTCGAGCGCCGGCTCGATGAGTTCGCGAGCCAGCAAGAGCGGATCGCCGCTGTCCTCGCGAGGGCCGATTGGTCGACCGTCGTGCAGGGGGAAGGAGCAGGTTTCCCGCCGGAGGTCGGCCGGATCTACGTCGATCGCGGGGGACGCGATGGGCTGCTGGTGCTCGGTGGTCTCGAGCGTCCTGAAGCTGGCCGGGTGTATCAGGTCTGGCTGCTGCGCGCAGATGGGAGCCGCGTCGATGCGGGGGTCTTTCTCCCCGACCGTGCCGGGTCGGCGCTGCTCTTGATCGAGGCTCCGGACGATTGGACACGGTATCGTGGCATGGGTATCACGGTCGAGCCAGGTCCCCAGGGGAGCACGGAGCCGACTGGCCAGCGGATCGCTGGCTGCAACTGGGACTGGTCGGCGTGGGCGCGATCGTGA
- a CDS encoding peptide ABC transporter substrate-binding protein, giving the protein MSDKLRWWEDPEQVALLWKRFQVVGMDRREFIRIVGAVGGTTGAALAAAACQRGPEATPTPVAAVTPPPVPTPTPPRAVGPTPTAAPAPTPAEGELAADQVFRTNLERDPQSFDFNRDLYCGGDESTFAMLGMFTPDLEVVPDIAERWEPNQDASVWTFYIRKDSYWSNGDPVTAHDYEWSWKRQLDPATAAPYAGFLYDIKNAEAFNTQKPGVTRDDVGVKALDDYTLQVTLEGPRGYFPILAAYIAAAPAHRPSVEKYGDKWTEAENIVCNGPFKLVRWEHDKIVVLEKNEKYWNAKNITLQRVERPIIPSEAVLQAYENNEIDWMWRGPLGQLERIRSDPKLSKEYHQFNLFGTWYLVPDPKFEPYNLKEVRRAMAHAIDRETIVKQVLKGLATVAYTFTPPGMPYYIEPDDKIRELTEYNPDKARQWLKGTPYEGGKNWPKGLTLTHREEGDAPKAAAAAIIQMLKEVLGMELEHIIGEPRETYERMWKHEIPLMWVRWYVDYPDPANTLFQVWYSKAPTGRRHEWSNEEFDRLTLQANGEQDPKKRYELYYKAQLIQLEEAAAIYVYNPWSYGLMKPWVTNLPRNRNGDFMPAWNIFTRDYDYYKILKH; this is encoded by the coding sequence ATGAGCGACAAACTCCGCTGGTGGGAAGATCCTGAGCAAGTCGCCCTCTTGTGGAAACGGTTCCAAGTCGTCGGTATGGACCGGCGCGAGTTCATCCGCATAGTGGGCGCAGTCGGCGGAACAACCGGCGCAGCCTTGGCCGCAGCAGCCTGCCAGCGCGGTCCTGAAGCCACGCCGACCCCTGTCGCAGCCGTCACGCCACCGCCTGTCCCGACTCCCACACCACCGCGCGCAGTCGGCCCGACCCCGACTGCCGCCCCTGCTCCCACGCCCGCCGAGGGGGAACTCGCCGCGGATCAGGTCTTCCGTACCAACCTCGAGCGGGACCCGCAGAGCTTCGATTTCAACCGTGATCTCTATTGTGGGGGCGACGAGTCCACCTTCGCCATGCTCGGCATGTTCACGCCGGACCTCGAGGTGGTTCCCGATATCGCCGAGCGCTGGGAGCCCAACCAGGACGCGTCGGTCTGGACCTTCTACATCCGCAAGGACAGTTACTGGAGCAACGGTGATCCGGTCACTGCCCACGACTACGAGTGGTCCTGGAAGCGTCAGCTCGATCCAGCCACCGCCGCCCCCTATGCAGGTTTCCTGTACGACATCAAGAATGCAGAAGCGTTCAATACCCAGAAGCCCGGTGTGACGCGCGACGACGTCGGCGTCAAAGCGCTCGACGACTACACGCTCCAGGTCACACTGGAGGGGCCACGCGGTTATTTCCCCATTCTGGCCGCCTATATCGCCGCCGCGCCAGCCCATCGCCCCTCGGTCGAGAAGTACGGCGACAAGTGGACCGAGGCCGAAAACATCGTCTGCAACGGCCCCTTCAAGCTCGTCCGCTGGGAGCACGACAAGATCGTCGTCTTGGAGAAGAACGAGAAGTATTGGAACGCCAAGAACATCACGCTCCAGCGGGTCGAGCGCCCGATCATCCCGAGCGAAGCAGTGCTGCAAGCCTACGAGAACAACGAGATCGACTGGATGTGGCGCGGACCACTCGGCCAGCTCGAGCGGATCCGCTCCGATCCCAAGCTCAGCAAGGAGTACCACCAGTTCAACCTCTTCGGGACCTGGTATCTCGTTCCCGATCCGAAGTTCGAGCCCTACAATCTCAAAGAAGTGCGCCGGGCCATGGCCCATGCTATCGACCGCGAGACGATCGTCAAGCAGGTGCTCAAGGGGCTCGCCACGGTCGCCTACACCTTCACACCGCCTGGTATGCCCTACTACATCGAACCGGACGACAAGATCCGCGAACTCACCGAGTACAACCCGGACAAGGCGCGCCAGTGGCTCAAGGGTACTCCTTACGAGGGCGGCAAGAACTGGCCGAAGGGTCTCACCCTCACCCACCGCGAGGAGGGTGACGCTCCAAAGGCCGCTGCTGCTGCCATCATCCAGATGCTCAAGGAAGTGCTCGGTATGGAGCTCGAGCACATCATCGGCGAGCCACGCGAGACCTACGAGCGGATGTGGAAGCACGAGATCCCGCTCATGTGGGTCCGTTGGTACGTCGACTACCCCGACCCCGCCAACACCCTCTTCCAAGTCTGGTATTCGAAGGCACCGACGGGCCGCCGCCATGAGTGGTCAAACGAGGAATTCGACCGACTCACGCTCCAGGCGAACGGCGAGCAGGATCCGAAGAAGCGCTACGAGCTGTACTACAAGGCCCAACTGATCCAGCTGGAGGAGGCCGCGGCAATCTACGTCTACAACCCCTGGAGCTACGGACTCATGAAGCCATGGGTCACGAATCTCCCCCGCAATCGCAACGGTGACTTCATGCCAGCTTGGAATATCTTTACTCGAGACTACGACTACTACAAGATTCTCAAGCACTGA